The stretch of DNA gggtccctggggggggtGGCAGATCTAGGGGGTTTCTGGGGAGTGTGGGGGGATCTCTGGGGGGGTCTGtgtgaggttttggggttcctgaggggcTATAAGGAATCTCTTGAAGGGCTTGGGGGGCGTCTCTGGGGGTCTGCATCCAGCTTGGCCCTGTCCCCCACTGCTCCTCCATCCGGACTCTGCTCCAGGATTTCCAGTCCCTGCGCTACATCGATGGCCTCCCCAGCTCCTTCCAGTTCTTCCTGCCGCTGGGGGCCGGGGGGGCCCTGCACCTGCCCCCCGCCGCCTTCCTGCCCCCCAGCAAGGAGAAACGGCTCCCCCCCGAGctgcccctgcccaagcagctcGTCTGCCGCTGGTCCAAGgtcagcagggagggctggggctgtgggggctaTGAGAGGATGGAGATGATGGAGGTTATTAGGGGCTGGGAGACCACACGGGCATTGCAAGGATGGGGGGCAcgcaggggaattttggggctggGGAGATGGCGTGGGGCTGGAAGGCCATGGCAGAGATCTTTGGGGCCGTGGGTGAGTTTTGGGGCTGAGAGGCCAAGCAGGGACAGTAGGGCTGGGAAGGATAAGTTTTAGGGCTGGGGAAGCGGGTGCTGTGCAGAGATGCTGGGGGGTGATGCAGGGCTGGGGGTCATGCAAAAGGCCTTTTCCATTTCCCCAAACGCTGCTGCTGCACACAggtgggagctgggatggggtgggggcaGGTGCTGGCTGTGATGGGGGGACTGGCCCCCCTGGTGCCCACCCTGCTGGGcaccctcacccccagcctcctgcCCACAGTGCAACCAGTTCTTCGACCTCCTGCAAGACCTGGTGGACCACGTCAACGACTTCCACGTGAAACCCGAGAAGGACGCGGGGTACTGCTGCCACTGGGAGGGCTGTGCCCGCCATGGCAGGGGCTTCAACGCCAGGTGGgcgtggggggctctgggggggctctggggggctgcTGCGGGGAGGAGGAGCCCAGCTCTGGGGATGTGCAGGGGAAGtttccctctgtccctccctctCAGGCAGGGTGTGAGGTCCTGGGGGCGCTGGGTGACTGTGGTGGCCTGGATGTCCTGGTTCTCCCACCCCACAGCCAAGGCACGGGGACAGGGACTTGCCCTGTAAGGCAGGGCTGACTCCCTCCCTAGCATTCCCTCCCCAGTGCTTCCACAAGCAGATGGTGATAGGACAAGGATgaacagttttaaactaaaagaggagagacTTAGATGGAATATTGGgaggaaattgttccctgtgagggaaggcaggtcctggcacagggtgcccagagcagctgtggctgcccctggatccctggcagtgcccaaggccaggctgggcagggctgggacagtggaaagtgtccctgcccatggcagggggggttTGAATTATACAAGATTTAAGTCTTCCCAATCCAGCCCATTCCATGACTGTGTGATTGCCCCGACCCCGGCAGGTACAAGATGCTGATCCACATCCGGACGCACACCAACGAGAAGCCGCATCGCTGCCCCACCTGCAACAAGAGCTTCTCCCGCCTGGAGAACCTGAAAATCCACAACCGCTCGCACACAGGTCAGCAGAGCAGCCCCCTCATTGCACTGctggggctcggggggctcggggggctcggggggacaCGGCAGGGCTGGTGCCCCCGGCAGACCCGGTGCTGCTGTCCCGCAGGTGAGAAGCCCTACATCTGCCCCTACGAAGGCTGCAACAAGCGTTACTCCAACTCCAGCGACCGCTTCAAGCACACCCGCACGCACTACGTGGAGAAGCCCTACTCGTGCAAGATGCCGGGCTGCCACAAGCGCTACACCGACCCCAGCTCCCTCCGCAAGCACATCAAAGCCCACGGGCATTTTGTGTCCCCCGAGCACCCGGAGATGCTCAAGGTCCACCCGCCTCCCAAAACGCCCCTGGGCTCGGCGGAGGTGCCCTACGTTAACGGGGCGCAGCTCGTCATCCCCAACCCCGCCGCTCTGTTCGCCCCGCCGGGGCTGCCGGCGCTGCCCATCCCGCTGGCACCGGCGCCGCTCGATCTcagcgccctgggctgcggggctgcggccgcgctgcccgccctgcccggccccgtcCTGCCCCTCAACGGCGGCCCCCTGAACTTGGCCAAGAGCCCGCTGCTGCCCTCGCCCTTcgcggcggggctggggctgcccgtcATGTCGCTGCTGGCCGGCGGGGCCAAGGCCGAGGGGGAGAAGGGCGGCGGGGCTGAGGGGCGGCCGCCCAAGGCGGGCAAGGGGCTGGAGAGCCGCAAGGAGAGGGGCGAAAGGACGGAGCCGGGGCGGCCGCGGGTGCCCCCCGAGAGCCTGGCGCTGCTGCCGGGGGCCGTGCTCGACCTCTCGGCCGGTGTCAGCTCGgggggcagccccgaggcgctgcccccgggctgggTGCTCATCCCCCCGGGCTCCCTGCTGCTCAAACCCGCCGCCGTCAACTGAGGGGCCCGACGATGCCCGGGGTCAGCCGCCGGCCCCGTGGGCAGATCCCGCTCCCGTGTGGGGACGGGGGGCACGGCCCCCTCCTCCCCCTGCGGCCCCGGCGGGGCCTCGCTCGTGCTTTTACCCGTCACGAAAGAAGAACGGACTCTTCTGAGAAAAGCAATAATCCCTCGGCGGCCGGAGCCGGCTGCGACCCCGCGCTGGGGGCAggtggggcacaggggggctcccCCTgccccctctcctttccccccgGCCCTGGGCAGCCGGACACGCCGCTATTTATTTCTCGACCAGTCCCCCTGCTCCGACAGGGTCCCGCTGGGGCTCTCCTGCTTCCGCTGACTCGGCGTCTCCCTGCCCGAGCCCTCGGTGCTGCTGTGGGGGGCCGCAGCCCCGGGGCTCTGCCGCACGGCCAGCGGGGTGACAGCTCCGCAGCCCCGagccgtgcccggccgtgccatcccagccccggcagcccgTGCCGGGCCCAGCTGGCTGGGCACCCGCCGGCCCGCCCCTCCCCGCTCCGTCCCCGCCGCCTCCCCGGCCCTCCCGTGACAAGGCACACGGCCGGTGTGCCGCTCGTCGGGCACTGCCCCCTCTAGCTACGTTCATACCTAACCACGCACCGCGAGCGCATGCGGGCAGCGCGGGCACGGCCGGCAGCGGCTGCCGGGCACCGCTCCTGGGGCTGCGGCGGGCATGGagggatgcatggatggatggatggatggatgctccCCGGCCGCGGGGCAGCGTGCCCAGCTCGGAGCCCCCCGGGATCACACACACACCCGTCCCGCTCGCTCGGGAGCCGTGGGGGCTCCGCAGTCCCGCCCCGGGCCGGGGTGCCCGCAGGGAGCCGGTCTCCCTGCCCTCACCGCCCggcgctgccccagcccagcatggctgcgGGCCCTCGACCAGGCCGCCCCGGCCGGTGAAACGTCTCCTCGCTCCTCATCGGTTTGTTGTTGCACATTCCAGGACATCAGTATTTTAACGGTCTCGAAGTGCCTTTCTATCGTAGTTTCtgggttgtttttattttcctcctgTTGGGCTCCATCGCTGTTAGCGTAGCGTGTAAGGACTGCACAAGTACGAGATAAGCTAACGACTGTAACACTATATTCGTCCAGGGGAGAGGAAGTTTATTAAGAAAACAATAAAGTGAAGTTGAAGTAAGTTCCTGTTTCAGTCCGTGGTGCCAACGGCAAGGACAGAGGGGTGCAGGGGGGGACGGGTGTGACCTTGGGGGCACGGCTGGCCCTGCCTGacccccagccgtgtccccacgCTCCTGCTCAGGCAGCCTTGGCACCAGTGACACCCTGCCAGCACCTGTGGGGTGAGCTGCAGGTGGGGACAGCCACAGGTGTCCCCTCACCCCGAGCCAGCAGCCATCCATCCACGCTGGGAGGAGGTAAcggcacagcactgccagggtaTGGAGCCAGAGGTGCACTTCATCCAAGAGCATCCAACCTCCCCACCAAAAATagctcctgcagcctcccccagtgccatttgagccctggcagcctcaatgccctggggacaccccttctcccccagctgcctcctcctcccccgGGCAAGCACAGCCCCTGCAGGGGCCGATCCCTGCAGGGCAGCGCTGGGCAGGCAGGGCCCGCTCCCTCCCCGGGCgtgcagcagccaggccaggtgcTGGAGGACACGGTGTTTATTGGCTAGCTATAAGTTAAGGGTGAGGGGCACGGGGGGCAGGGGTGGCAGCAGTCACGTCTCGGCTTTCCGCCCCTTCTCCGGGTCACCCTTGGCCTGGATGCGCAGCTCCTCGTCCAGCCGCTCCTTGGCTCGCAccacctgtgggacagggacacccggggtgggggacaccagggacatggggacagccagggacatggggacagccagggattggggacagccagggatggggagatactcagggacatggggacagccagggatgggggggacagccggggacagggggacactcaGGGATTGGGGGACAGCCAGGGATGGGGGATACCCAGGGGTGGGGGCACACCAGGGATGGGGGTACACTCAGGAATgggggggacacccagggacagggggacacccagggacacggGATACCCAGAGGTAGGGGACactcagggatggggacacacccagggatggggggaCTGCCAGGGATTAGGGGGACAGCCAGGGATGGGGGACAGCCAGGGATGGGGGGGACACTCAGGGATgggggggacagccagggacgggggggacagccagggatgggggggacactcagggatgggggggacagccagggatgggggggacagccagggacgggggacactcagggatggaggggacagccagggatggGGGGGACACTCAGGGATGGGGGGGACACTCAGGGATGGGGGGGACAGCCAGGGATGGGGTGCCCCCTGCCCTCTCTGCCTCATCCATGGGTACACCCAGGATGTCCCAAGCCCAGGCAGGGTTAGGaaggtgcagcccctgccctgctcctcccagcACTCACCTTGGACTGCAGGTAGAAGGAGCCTCCCACTGATTTGTCGTTCACCTTGAACAGGTGGTCGTAGTTCTGCCGAGAGAAGCTCTGGGTCAGAGGCACCTCCAGCCTTGCCATTCCCACTCCCAAACCCTGGCACCTCCCACTCCCCAGAGCACTGAAGAGTGATCCTGGGCACACGGCTGGCTCTGCCCGACACCCCTTGGGAGCCCCcatgctcccagcagggcacctCCAGAGCTCCCACAtcccctccctgagcagccctgctgggcagATGCAGAGGCCAAGCCTGgagggctgctccagctggggcAGGGAACCCTCAAAGTCCTCAAGCTGTGATTAACTGAGCCCAAGGCAGCACAGGGGAGCAGCTGCCACCCCCATGCACAGCAGCACCCCTGGAGAGGCcaggccctgccagccccaaggAAGCCTCTACCTTCTGGATCTCCTCAGGGTTCAGGCTGGAGACGTTGAGGATCTGCTGGGCTTCCTGGAGGCTGATGCCGATGatcctggaggcagcagcagactGGGGCCTCTCGGCACGGCCCCGCGCATCGGCCGCGGCCTGGCTCGCTGGGGACACCGGCCTCAGTCCCCTGCCACCCCCCTGCCACCCCCCGGCCCTcaagcagcacagcctgggcactaCCAGGTGCCCCgagccccctctgtccccacccaGCCACCCCGGGGCCAGCTGGATGCCGTCCCAGTGCCCGGGAggtgcagggagcaggcagggcaggatcaCACCCCAGGGACTGTCCCACTCTGCCCTTTGGGGGGCTGGGATCCCTGCGagcctggcagcagtgccagggccaggatggcccctgtgacagtggcagtgtccCCTGCAGGGCAGCGTGGGCGCACAGAGCACCATCCCAGCTCGTACCTGCgaactcctggcgcagcgcccgCATGAAGGCCCGTCCCACCACCTGGGCCCCCACCAGGATGATCTGTGCCAGGTACTTGGCCTGCGGGGACAGCCTGCTGTCACAGCCACCGCGGCTCCTTGGCCCTGTCACCTCTCCCCATGCCCcgggggtctgctctgaccccatCTGGTTCCTGACATGGCCGTACGTGGCCCCGTTCCcccttctctgtccctgtcccccacccaggccctgtgatACCTTCCCCAGgccccctctcctctcccccgTCTCTGTCCCTTGTACCCATGCCCGGTCCCCTCTCCGTTGGTCCTGTcaccccctccctgtccctgctctcctctcctctgTCCCTGTCTCCCCTCCCCATGACTTCTTCCCCGCTCCCTGCCCCTGTgaccccttcccctgtccctgtcccctctccactGGCCCTGGCTCTCCCGGAACCAGCTGCTTCCCACACTCCCGgtcccgctgcccctgcccgggccCTGTccggccccagccctgccccccgGTCCCGCTGTGCCCCCGCCGCGTCCCCCGTCCCCTCTCACCATGTCCCCGCCGCCGCTTCCGCCCCGCCGGTCACGTGCCCGGGGCTGAGGGTCACGGCGGACACCGAGACTGCGGCGGCGCGGCCGGAGCGTCCTCTCTGCAGCCACAGCGCCCTCTGGCGGTAGCCCCGCGCCGGAGGCCCCGGGAGGGGCGCGACTTCCCCGGCCCTCCTCCCCGTGTGCCTCCGGTCCCCGTGTGCCCCCATCccggtccctgtgtccccctggtcCCCCCGGTCCCCGTGTGCCCCCATCCCCAGTCCCTGTGTTAtcccggtgccggtcccggtGTCCCCCATAGGAACGAGGGAACCCCGTGTTCCCTCCCGCCGCGGTCCCTGGCTCTCCCTCAGTCCCTGTGTTATCCCCGATTTCCGTGTCCCCCGGTGACGGTCCCTGTGTCCTTGTGTACTCCCCGCCCTGGTCCTCACGTCCCGCTCGGTTACCGTGTCCCCCCGCTGTCGGTCCCTGGGTCACTCCGATGTCCGTGCCCCCCAGAGCCGGTCCCTGTGTCACCCCGATCCCCCCGGAGCCGGTCCCTGTGTCGCCCCCGCTCCACATGCCCCTCGTTCCCTGTGTCTCCCCCATTCCCGGGCCCCCCCGGTCTTCCAGGATCACGGCAGGACACGGTGCTGGTGCAGCGGCTTTAATAGCGGGTCCTGCCCGCGGCGGGCCCTGCGCCTCCTccatctcttcctcctcctcctcctcctcctggtggtggccccGCCGGGTGCGGGGTCCTGGCTGTTCTGTCCCGGGTCCGGCCTAGTCCTGTGGGAGGCCGGGGGTgagggcgcggcggggccgggcggaccCAGCCGGGTTCGGTGTGTCCCGTCCCGCACTCACCCACTCGTCCTCGTCCACGCCCTCGAAGGAGTCCTGCGGCAGCGGGTCGTCCCTGTTGCCCAGCCGGGCCACCATGGCGCTGAGGAGCTGTGGGGAGAGCCGGGCAGGGCCGTGGGGCGCGGGGCATCACCCCCGGGCCCGGCGCAGGGTGCTCAGCCCTGAACccacctcctccttcttctgctcatCAGTCTTCTCCTCCAGGTACACGGAGGCAGGGACGAACTTCCGAGCCGGAGCCTCTTTGGGGGCCTCACTCACTGCGAGAGCGGTGTCAGCGTGGGGCGGGAGGGCTCCACCCCATTGACCAAAGCCCCCCGAGGGCCGGGGGTCCATGCCCAGCCCCGTACCCACCTGGCACCATGTCTGCGGGGCGCAGGCTGGCACGGCGCTGCTGCCCGTCCTGCCCGTCCAGCCACGCACCCGCACCCAGCGCCGGCTCCCACCACACGCGGGTGGGCGGGTACAGATCGTCCTGGAAATACTCCTTCTGCGGGGACAAGGGGCGCTCAGGGGGTGTTatccctcctttccccatccCCAAACACGGCCAGCCCCCCCTGTCACCCACCTTGACGCGTGGCACATGGAAAGCCACGGgctccaggctgctctgccccaggCGCAGCGCCCGCGCAAACTCCACGTCCCGCACCTCGCACGCCGTTTTGGGCAGGAAGACGAAGCCCTGGAGGGGTGCGGGTGTGAGTGGGGTCTGGCAGCACAGGTAGGGGGTCAGGGACAGGCAGCATATCCCCCCTTTACCTTGTGGGGTTCATTGGAGGTGAAGCTGTTGCACTCGAGGAAGTAGGGGGGCTCGGGGGTCACTTCATAGAGGAAGACTCTGGTGTCACCCTGGGGACGGAGCAAGACAGGGGCTGTCAGGGGACATGGACACTGTGGGGTGCTGTAGGCAGGGAGCCCCACAGTTTTTTAGAGGGCAAGCCCTCACCTTGCCGGTGAGGAAGACAACGCTGGTATCCTCATCATAAAAGGGCAGGAGGGTGGAAGGGGCCACGTCCAGACCAAGGACAGACAAGGGTCCTTCAGACAGGGCCTGTGCCCGGTACAGGAGGATCCTCCTCTCGCTGCGGCTGTGGGGAGGTGACAGTGAGAGCAAGCACTGTCCtcagggacccctgccctgccctgtgtccccctcCTTACCTGTCAAAGCCGGACACCAGGATGTAGTCACCACCACACACCCAAACCAGGCGCGCTCCACGTCCCCCCTCGGGACCTGGGCCCTCCTGTGTGGGATGAAGGTCACCCTGCCTgctctgagagagctgggggcacAGTCGTGTGCACATGGGAGGGTTTCCTGCCCACACCCCAGCTCTCCAGCCCGTCCCCAGCGCTGGGATTGTACCTGTTGAGGCTGAGAGCTGCGCCGTGGCTCGTAGATCCGTATCCGTCCGTCTTTGCTCACCGTTGCCAGCTTCTTCCCATCCGGGCTCCAAGCCATGCTGAAAATCTGGAGAGACGGATGTTGTGCAAATGTCCCAAAGCTGCCTCTCGGGTATCCCTGGATTTGTCATCCCTTACCTGATCCGTGTGTCCCTGCAGGCACAAGACTTCCTGCCCTGTGCTCAGCTCCCAGATCCGCACAGTCATGTCATAGGAGGAGGAGACCAGGAGATCGGATGCCGTGGGGTGGAAGCGGATGGAGTAAATCTTCTCCGTGTGACCTGGTGAGGTTCAGCAGTGCGTGGTTGTCCCCAGCTGTGGGTGCCAGTGGGCTGTTTGTCCCCAGTGTGGGGTGCTCAGTGGTCCCCTCACCTTGGAGAACAGCTTCAGGCTCCTGCAGGGTCTCCTGCAGCCCTCCCTCAGGGATGCGCCACAGCCGGATCTTGGCATCCTCACCCGCTGTGCCAGGAGGGATGGGCAGTGTTTAATGGGGTGGGCTGGCATGCCTGGAGCCCTGGGGGactctctgggcagggctggcatgcaCGTACCCACAGCGAGGCGCCGCGGGTCGaaggggtcccaggtgaggtcGGCCACGGCCACGCCGTTCTGGATGGTGGGGACGGCCACGTCGGGGAGGCGTCCAGGCTTGGAGAGCTGCGGGAGAGAGCCGGGCTCAGTGGCATGGCACACAGGGCACTCATGGTACACacggggcacacagggcacacatggTACACATGGTACACACAGGGCACACATGGTACACAGGGCACACATGGTACACACAGGGCACAAAGGGCACACATGGTACACACAGGGCACACATggtgcacacagggcacacagggcacacacggcacacagggcacacatggtgcacacagggcacacacagcacacaggggacacacagcacacacagggcacacatggcacacagagcacacacagcacacagggcacacagggcacacagggcacacatggtacacacagggcacacagggcacacagggcacacagggcacacagggaaaacatggcacacagggcacacagggcacacacagcacacaggggacacagggcacacacagcacacatggcacacacagggcacacagggtaCACAGGGCACACACGGCACACACGGCACACATGGCACACGCAGCACACATGGCACACATGGCACCATGCCAGCCCCACACCTCCCCGGGTACCTCGAGcatggcacacacagcacacatggCACACACGGCACCGTGCCGCCCCACACCTCCCTGTGTACCTCCAGCACGGCGATCTGGCCGCCGGCAGAGAGCAGGGGCAGTGCCACGCGCTGCAGGTTGGCACAGAATCCATCGCTCTCTCCCGGCGTGGTGAGGCTGAGCCCCCGCAGGTTGGTCAGGTGCAGGTCCCGGTGCAGCACCCGGCCCTGGGTGTGCCTGAAGCGGGAGCTGGGCCCTGCAGTGGGCACGGGCTGGGtgagcaccccaaatcccccaagggGGGCACCCCGAGCCACCTCACTGCCCGCTCACCCAAAATGCTCTGCAGGGATTtctggctggggctgctggcaaaGCCGCTGGAGGGGCCGGTGCTGGCTGAGAGCGAGGTGGCTGCGCTGCCTGGGGAGGCCAGCGAGGATGGCGAGGAGTAGCCACTGGCTTCCTACGGGAGAGAGAGCCCAGGCAGGGAGTGCTGGTTTGTTTCGTGGGACGAGGGCAGCAGGGACCCCACCCCTTCAGCACTCAGTGCACTTTGGCAGCACCCCATACTCACACTGTGGTCAGCGTCGGTGTGGCCGGTGTCGGTGTCTGTGTGTCCAGCGTTGGTGGGGACAGTGCCAGCAATGATGGGGGATGTGAAGGTCTCCGTGGGTCTCCGGGCTGGGTGCAGGCTCACTCtccccacctgcaccgagcacaATGGTGAGCATGGGGCAGTGGCAATGCTACCAGCAAGGACACCCCCCCCCCAGATGACACTGACCTGCTGGCTGTCCCCTGCCCACCAGCCTTGGGCATCAGTGGCTGGCAGCATCCCTGTGCAGTCAGGGaacagatcctcatggaactccTGAACAGACTGGGGGAGAGGGGATGGGGTGAGATGGATGTTCCTAAAATCCCACAGCCTctgtcctgctgcagctgggacacCCCTGGGCACTCCCAGACACTTCCAGCACCCAAACTTCAGCAGCTTGAAGTGCCCAGCACCCACTGCACGACAGCACCCAGCAGGTGGCACCCAGTTGTCAGCATCCACTCTCCAGCAGGCAGCACCCAGCTCCCCAAATCCAGCACCCAGACTCTGCAACCCACCACCAGCATCCAGGTTGGacctcctctcctgctctccccaGGCTGGAGACCGGGGTCTCACTGCAGCCGGGTCCTTTTTGTCACCCAGTGCTGGGCAGGTGTCACCCATGAGATGACACCAGGCACCTAGgagacagtgccacccccagggccccctcACCTTGCGTGGCACCACGTAGCTGACGGGGACGAGGGCGGTGTCGGTGAGCTGCAGGACACGGAGCACCTCACAGGCCATGACATCCAGGGCCAGGCGTGGCACGGCCCCCAGGCCCCTTGTGCTGCCCTCTGTCCTGCACTGGGTCACTGTGGGACAGGAGGGTGGCGTGGGCTGGGTGGCCAGGCAGCAGTGAGCCCCCGtctgggggagatacgggtgggGGGGACCCGCTTACCCTGGGTGAGTGCTGGCTGTGCGGGGGCCGCCTCGAAGCAGTACAGGAGGTTTTCTCCCTGGAAGAGACATGGTGGGAACACGGAATGGGCAGGGCTGTAGGAAGCACCCCACTGCACCCACATGCACTAAGCTGCACCTCAGTACAGCCCTCCTGTCCCCCAGTGCCTCCCTGCACCCCCAGCCATGGGAGCTCACCTTCCCTGCCAGCACCAGCAGCCCCGTGTCGGCATCGTACAGAGGGATGGTCACCCTGCAAGGGAAGGGGGCGCTGAGCCAGGGCACACATGGGCACAGCACCCCATGGGCACAGCATCCCAATAGGTACAGTATCCCCATGGGCACTGCACCCCATGGGCACAGCACCCCAAGGACACAGCACCTCCGTGGGCACAGCACCCCCATGGGCACAGCACCCCAAGGACACagcacctccatgggcacagcatccccatgggcacagcaccccatgggcacagcacccccatgggcacagcaccccatgggcacagcacccccgtgggcacagcatccccatggggacagcaccCCCATGGCCACagcacctccatgggcacagcatccCCATGGGCACAGCACCCCATGGGCACAGCACCCCCATGGCCACAGCACCCCAAGGACACAGCACCCCCGTGGGCACAGCACCACATGGGCACAGCAACACATGGGCACAGCAACACATGGGCACGGCATCCCCATGGGCACAGCACCCCCATGGCCACAGCACCCCATGGGCACAGCACCCCCGTGGGCACAGCACCCCCGTGGGCACAGCACCCCATGGGCACAGCACCCCAAGGGCACAGCATCCCCAAGGGCACAGCACCCCCATGGGCACAGCACCCCCATGGCCACagcacctccatgggcacagcatccCCATGGGCACAGCACCCCATGGGCACAGCACCTCCATGGCCACAGCACCCCATGGGCACAGCACCCCCGTGGGCACAGCATCCCCATGGGGACAGTATCCCATGGGCACAGCATCCCATGGCCACAGCACCCCCGTGGCCACAGCAACCCCATGGCACAGCACCCCGTGGGCACAGCATCCCCATGGGCACAGCATCCCCGTGGGCACAGCATCCCCATGGGCACAGCACCCCGTGGGCAACAGCACCCCCATGGGCACAGCACCTCCGTGGGCACAGCATCCCCATGGGCACAGTATCCCATGGGCACAGCACCCCGTGGGCAACAGCATCCCCATGGGCACAGCACCCCCATGGCCACAGCACCCCCAAGGGCACAGCTTCCCCATGGGCACAGCACCCCATGGATGTGGGGCTGGGTCCTGTTCCCCCACTGGTGCACacacaccccaaaccccatcctgggcaAGCGTGGGGCAGAATAAGGCTGTGCTGTGATGGGAGGGCAGCGCCGTGCCAGGGGGTACAACCCTCATTGCCCAGCTTGGCTGACAGCTTGGCAGCAGGATGTCACTGCCACCTGCTTCCAGCACAGCCGTGGGgcatcctgctccctgccctgctccctgccctgctccctgccctgctccctgccctgctccctgccctgctccccgtgCCCAGCCGTGGCACCCGGGGAAGCCTCCAGTACCCGCGGGGTGGCCCCCAGGGCAGCCGGGCCGGCTGGGCCGGTTCGGGGCGGGCGTGTGGCACTCCCGGCTCACCCGAGGAGCCAGCCAGCCCCGGGAGTGCCCTGCGGGCCGGCTGTGCCAGCTGGAGcgtgtccctgctccctgtcctgcccccTGTCCCACACCGCAGCCGGGGCAATGCTCAGTGGCAGGGGGGGCGCACAGGGAATGCCCGGTGGCAGGgggggagcacagggaatgcccggtggcaggaggggacaggggtgacagGAGCACAGAGGCGCTCTGTGCCTTCCCTGGCAGGGGTGGAGGAGGGAGCGCCGCGGGCAGAGACCAAAGGGACAATCTATA from Melospiza melodia melodia isolate bMelMel2 chromosome 18, bMelMel2.pri, whole genome shotgun sequence encodes:
- the LOC134426324 gene encoding coronin-7-like isoform X3, with amino-acid sequence MNRFKASKFRHTEARLPRREAWISGIRAGSVPSCGSHVKASCRWIAFSAEAAGVLGIVPLECQDGGKRTISQLCCHSDVVTDFDFSPFDQLLLATGSADETVKVWRLPEGGQDIPSGAGLTLGPGGAPVDTLQFHPTADAVLASGAGKRVTVWDLGQQQPLTVLDSHGDQLQSLTWKRDGHLLGTSCKDKKLRIFDPRAGPAASQSVLGHDNNKDSRLLWMGSSDCLISVGFSQMREREVKLWDTRRLSGATLTMALDTSPGVTIPLYDADTGLLVLAGKGENLLYCFEAAPAQPALTQVTQCRTEGSTRGLGAVPRLALDVMACEVLRVLQLTDTALVPVSYVVPRKSVQEFHEDLFPDCTGMLPATDAQGWWAGDSQQVGRVSLHPARRPTETFTSPIIAGTVPTNAGHTDTDTGHTDADHSEASGYSSPSSLASPGSAATSLSASTGPSSGFASSPSQKSLQSILGPSSRFRHTQGRVLHRDLHLTNLRGLSLTTPGESDGFCANLQRVALPLLSAGGQIAVLELSKPGRLPDVAVPTIQNGVAVADLTWDPFDPRRLAVAGEDAKIRLWRIPEGGLQETLQEPEAVLQGHTEKIYSIRFHPTASDLLVSSSYDMTVRIWELSTGQEVLCLQGHTDQIFSMAWSPDGKKLATVSKDGRIRIYEPRRSSQPQQEGPGPEGGRGARLVWVCGGDYILVSGFDSRSERRILLYRAQALSEGPLSVLGLDVAPSTLLPFYDEDTSVVFLTGKGDTRVFLYEVTPEPPYFLECNSFTSNEPHKGFVFLPKTACEVRDVEFARALRLGQSSLEPVAFHVPRVKKEYFQDDLYPPTRVWWEPALGAGAWLDGQDGQQRRASLRPADMVPVSEAPKEAPARKFVPASVYLEEKTDEQKKEELLSAMVARLGNRDDPLPQDSFEGVDEDEWAKYLAQIILVGAQVVGRAFMRALRQEFAASQAAADARGRAERPQSAAASRIIGISLQEAQQILNVSSLNPEEIQKNYDHLFKVNDKSVGGSFYLQSKVVRAKERLDEELRIQAKGDPEKGRKAET
- the LOC134426324 gene encoding mitochondrial import inner membrane translocase subunit TIM16-like isoform X2, with product MAKYLAQIILVGAQVVGRAFMRALRQEFAASQAAADARGRAERPQSAAASRIIGISLQEAQQILNVSSLNPEEIQKNYDHLFKVNDKSVGGSFYLQSKVVRAKERLDEELRIQAKGDPEKGRKAET
- the LOC134426324 gene encoding coronin-7-like isoform X1, which gives rise to MNRFKASKFRHTEARLPRREAWISGIRAGSVPSCGSHVKASCRWIAFSAEAAGVLGIVPLECQDGGKRTISQLCCHSDVVTDFDFSPFDQLLLATGSADETVKVWRLPEGGQDIPSGAGLTLGPGGAPVDTLQFHPTADAVLASGAGKRVTVWDLGQQQPLTVLDSHGDQLQSLTWKRDGHLLGTSCKDKKLRIFDPRAGPAASQSVLGHDNNKDSRLLWMGSSDCLISVGFSQMREREVKLWDTRRLSGATLTMALDTSPGVTIPLYDADTGLLVLAGKGENLLYCFEAAPAQPALTQVTQCRTEGSTRGLGAVPRLALDVMACEVLRVLQLTDTALVPVSYVVPRKSVQEFHEDLFPDCTGMLPATDAQGWWAGDSQQVGRVSLHPARRPTETFTSPIIAGTVPTNAGHTDTDTGHTDADHSEASGYSSPSSLASPGSAATSLSASTGPSSGFASSPSQKSLQSILGPSSRFRHTQGRVLHRDLHLTNLRGLSLTTPGESDGFCANLQRVALPLLSAGGQIAVLELSKPGRLPDVAVPTIQNGVAVADLTWDPFDPRRLAVAGEDAKIRLWRIPEGGLQETLQEPEAVLQGHTEKIYSIRFHPTASDLLVSSSYDMTVRIWELSTGQEVLCLQGHTDQIFSMAWSPDGKKLATVSKDGRIRIYEPRRSSQPQQEGPGPEGGRGARLVWVCGGDYILVSGFDSRSERRILLYRAQALSEGPLSVLGLDVAPSTLLPFYDEDTSVVFLTGKGDTRVFLYEVTPEPPYFLECNSFTSNEPHKGFVFLPKTACEVRDVEFARALRLGQSSLEPVAFHVPRVKKEYFQDDLYPPTRVWWEPALGAGAWLDGQDGQQRRASLRPADMVPVSEAPKEAPARKFVPASVYLEEKTDEQKKEELLSAMVARLGNRDDPLPQDSFEGVDEDEWD